The nucleotide window CAGTGTAATTTTTCGAGAGTTAAAGTGATAGGTGTACACTGATTCCGGCGAATTATAGGATTCATATTCAAACAAATAATCGTCACAGTCATACTCCTCATTGTAATAGCCAGAAACAGAACATAAGCGCTCAGGTAGGGGGATGTCTTGACTGAACCATGTTCTGAGATTAACGACTCGAAGTCGAGGAAAGCCTTGCATTCTTTCCATTACAATCATATGCCCTTTGAAGACATCAATATCGTTGATAACCAAATCTCGCTGATGTGGAATAACCTCCACCCATAGTTTCTCCGCTGTGGCGTCTTCCTTGACAAACATCACGCGAAAATTTTTCGCCTGTTTATTCGTTAGGACGTAAAACCCAGACTCGCCATGCTCTACATAGTACTCATGACCTGATCTACGCTTAGCAAAAATTCTTAACGCTTTTAAAGGTTCCCCCCCACCAACAAATAAAACCTCACTGGTCGTGCTACTCGAGCAATGAACAAATAAATACTTACCGCTTCGTGAGCGAACGACAGATACAGAAAAACGAGGATCCTTCTCCTCGTAAACAAGGGATGTTCTGTCATCTACTGTATCCCTGCGCCAAACTTGATATGGTCGTTTCGCCTTATCCTCCAGAACAACAAATAGATATCGCCCATCATTTCCCCACGCAAAAGAACGTACTCTATTACGGTAGAGCGTTGTCTCCTCCTTATCTTTAATCGACCGCAGTCGTAACTCAAAATTCAGAAAGCCCGTAAAGTCTATCGAATAAGCTACGTGTGTTGATCCAGGTTTGATTTCCACATTACCGAGGCTGGCATAAGATCGTCCCTTAGACAAAACATTTAAATCAAGAACCACTTTTGGTCGAGTTGTAGCGCTGCTTTTTCTATATAGAATCGGATATTGCTTACCTTTTTTCGTTTTTGTAAAATACAAATAATCTTCTATTTGATAAGGAACACTTTCGTCAGTCTCATTAATTCGACCTAGAAACTCTCGAAACAATCGTTTCTGCAGCATTCGACTGGGCCTCATCATTTCGTCGGTATACCCGTTTTCGGCTTTAAGATAAGCCCTGACCTCCTTGGATTTCTTATTTTGCAGCCAGCGGTAAGGATCGCTTCGATCCTCACCATGTAACGAGTACGTATAAGGAGCTATCTTAGGTGACGGCGGGAAAATTTTTTTGTTCATTTTGACTCACATCGGGCCGAACCTGCTTTATAATTAGGCCTCATATAAATTAAGAACTTAAGGTCAAAAATCAAACTACCATGCCAAAAAAACCTTACGAATCGGACACAACAACTTTCATCAAATCATTATTTAAAGCAAATCCTGATCTGAGAGAAAAACAACTAAA belongs to Pseudomonadota bacterium and includes:
- a CDS encoding S9 family peptidase, encoding MNKKIFPPSPKIAPYTYSLHGEDRSDPYRWLQNKKSKEVRAYLKAENGYTDEMMRPSRMLQKRLFREFLGRINETDESVPYQIEDYLYFTKTKKGKQYPILYRKSSATTRPKVVLDLNVLSKGRSYASLGNVEIKPGSTHVAYSIDFTGFLNFELRLRSIKDKEETTLYRNRVRSFAWGNDGRYLFVVLEDKAKRPYQVWRRDTVDDRTSLVYEEKDPRFSVSVVRSRSGKYLFVHCSSSTTSEVLFVGGGEPLKALRIFAKRRSGHEYYVEHGESGFYVLTNKQAKNFRVMFVKEDATAEKLWVEVIPHQRDLVINDIDVFKGHMIVMERMQGFPRLRVVNLRTWFSQDIPLPERLCSVSGYYNEEYDCDDYLFEYESYNSPESVYTYHFNSRKITLLKQDIVKQGYRQSQYATELIEVRVGDQAVVPVTIVYNRKMRSARPSPMLLTAYGAYGIPSDPCFSATRLSLLDRGIIFATAHVRGGGELGEAWHDQGKMLLKRHTFTDFIACTKHLIASGYTDPDSLVIQGGSAGGLLVAAVTNMAPELFCGVLADVPFVDVINTMLDETLPLTIGEFEEWGNPKLKAYYKYIKSYSPYENIVAQNYPAMLVQTSINDSQVMFWGPVKYVARLRKLKTDDRPLLLNINMDAGHGGASGRYDFLREIAFEYAFILGVFGLKT